A genomic segment from Dioscorea cayenensis subsp. rotundata cultivar TDr96_F1 unplaced genomic scaffold, TDr96_F1_v2_PseudoChromosome.rev07_lg8_w22 25.fasta BLBR01000113.1, whole genome shotgun sequence encodes:
- the LOC120253536 gene encoding protein P21-like, producing the protein MAPSTLMSLLLFPLILPLSYAATFDIVNQCSYTVWAAAVPGGGRQLNNGETWTINVNAGTTGARVWARTGCNFDSSGHGSCETGDCNGLLECQVYGKPPNTLAEFALNQFQNLDFIDISLVDGFNVPMDFSPTGGCAGGIQCLADINGQCPAVLKAPGGCNNPCTVFKTDEYCCNSGSCGPSDYSKFFKGLCPDVYSYPKDDQNSTVVFTCPGGTNYKVVFCP; encoded by the exons ATGGCACCCTCAACGCTCatgtctcttcttctcttccctcTCATCCTCCCACTCTCCTACGCTGCCACCTTTGACATTGTTAACCAGTGCTCTTACACTGTATGGGCAGCTGCAGTCCCTGGTGGCGGCCGCCAACTCAACAACGGTGAAACATGGACTATAAACGTTAACGCCGGCACCACCGGTGCCCGTGTTTGGGCACGCACAGGCTGCAATTTTGACAGCTCTGGTCATGGTAGCTGTGAAACTGGTGACTGCAATGGCCTCTTAGAATGTCAAGTTTATGGCAAACCACCAAACACTCTCGCCGAGTTCGCTCTAAACCAGTTCCAAAACCTGGATTTCATTGAT ATCTCTTTGGTTGATGGGTTCAATGTGCCCATGGACTTCAGTCCAACCGGTGGGTGTGCGGGTGGGATCCAGTGCTTGGCTGACATCAACGGACAGTGTCCGGCAGTGCTAAAGGCTCCAGGAGGATGTAACAACCCTTGCACTGTGTTCAAAACTGATGAGTATTGCTGTAACTCAGGGAGTTGTGGACCAAGTGATTATTCTAAGTTTTTTAAGGGTCTCTGTCCTGATGTTTATAGCTACCCTAAGGATGATCAGAATAGTACGGTTGTCTTCACCTGCCCTGGTGGGACTAACTATAAGGTTGTCTTCTGCCCTTGA